The following is a genomic window from Strix aluco isolate bStrAlu1 chromosome 3, bStrAlu1.hap1, whole genome shotgun sequence.
ACCCAGATACACTCCAGGTGATCACTTAGAAAGATGATGAATGTAAAACTGTAGTTAAATGCAAGGGTATGTACTTCTTACAGCCATCGTGACTGGATACAAGAAAGCATGGTAAAACAGCCACGTACAGCCTACCTaaccaaatattttgaaactaaagatacaaaaatgaagttttttgcttttgtaattgaTTTTCTATATTAGGGACAAATGTCATGCAAATGGaaaactgtatttaatttcttagATAAACAGGAAATCTGCATGAAGATTCATAAAGAAGTATATtgaaaaaatactgacatttttaatGTTGGGTCACATTTAATTTACATTGAGGGGAACGTTAGCCGATGAACTCATAGGAAGAAGCAAATACACGCTTTTGCTCCAATTTGGTTTACGTATAACTCACTACATGTGTCAAATGCAAAATTTTATGCAGTTAATCTACAATTtctttcagtgctgctgcttgtCAGGTATGGTCATGTGTTTTAAGGTTCACACATCATAACAAACAGATAGTTCATTAATTTTAAGAGTTAAGGAGATATATGCCATTTCCTTTTAAACCTGTAAATTCTTCTGGAATGAATTTATAGCCCTCTTCTACCCTTCCAGCCAAAGGTCATTCCAAATGCTATATGTGGAATTTGTCTGAAGGGTAAGGAGTCcaacaagaaaggaaaagctgaagcTCTTATACGTTGCTCCCAGTGTGACAACAGTGGTGAGTATCTGCATACACTAGGCAGATTCCTAAGGGAGTTTGTCTGACAGATCATTTTGTGGAAATATTTAGTGTACTACACTTGTGTACCAACAGTTCAGTTGCCTTTTCTGTCCTTCATTAAGTCCATCTCTATTTAATCTTACATGTAGTAGCACATTCAGTGCACTGTGGGATCTCATCAGGAGGCAAGCTAAGCTTCAGCTTCTGTAAAAGCAAACAGTCTAACTTTAAACTTCCTTTCAGACATAAAAGTAATAATATTGGTTTTAATCTAGGCCACCCTTCTTGCCTTGATATGACCCCGGAGCTTGTTGCTATGATTAAGACTTACCCTTGGCAATGTATGGAGTGTAAAACATGCATTATATGTGGGCAGCCTCACCATGAAGAAGAAATGATGTTCTGTGATGTATGTGACCGTGGTTATCACACTTTTTGTGTGGGGCTTGACGCTATCCCTTCAGGTAATAAAATCAGAGTTAATtgttcccttcccacctcctctGAGTCCTGGGCTTTCTGTCAGAATTAATGTATGCGTTGCTTTTGAAAGAATAGTTTAAAACAAGTGTGAAGGGTAGGAGTAAGAAATACAGTAGGAAAGCATTCACACTGTAGGACCccatttttttaataagctttatTTCTCTATATTTGGTTGTGCAGAGTTTAACCTGGCAATTCCTGTATAGGAAATATAATTGGCTTTTACAACAGAATCTGAACAGGCTCACTCAGAACtaggtggtttttcttttccacacCCATAGAATACTGAGAATAATTACCTCTTTTCATAAAAGAAACTTGTAAAGAGGCTGTATTGCTGAATATTGCTGGAATATAGCTTTCACATTAATAAAGTGTTTGTGCTATTATTtcagtttctaaattaaaaagtATGCTCAATTTAATATTTGTAAACACCTTTTTAAACaccttcccatttttttcttaaacgtCAAAGCTGGAAGTGAAGTACCTCAGTGTCAGGCAGCCTGCACCTTTAAATTACCTGGTCACTTGTATCACCTGGCCAACTCATGGCAGTGTAAAGCAAATAACTGGTAGTGCTGTTGCTTTTCATGTAATACTAAATCCATGCTAAGCAAGTTCATGAGTAAGTATTCAGAGGCTGCGTGTTCTGCAGTGACAGTATTCCCTCTAATTACAGTACTTCAGAGATACTGTTTATTCCCATTTGGGGAAGCGCTGGTGCTAGCTGTCACTTTAGTACAGGTTCTGGGGCAGATTTAACTTTCAGGCTGACCTAAGGACAGAATCTAAACAAAATAGATTATATGCCTACAAACCTATTAAATTACCAAAGAAGCCTTTATGATTCCAGCTGTTGTAATATAAGCAGTTAAATGCTTCTCCTCTTTGCTCAACTCTTTATTGTTCCCTCAGTAAATGAGTTTTAGTGAAAGGTCTGGTGATGGAACCCCTGCCAGCAGTTTAATCTGTGCTGCCTGACTGCACCAAAATAACGGACACTGCTCTGGGGAATGGGACCCTGCACCTGTGGCAGAAGAGCTGTTCATTTCTGCTCCGAGTAACCGCCCATAACCTCAAGCTGTCATAATTCACGTGAAAATGTAACTTGCAAACTCCAGCATCGCTTCCCATAACCACCTCCTTAGCAGTGCTGGCACTTCCTAAGGTCCGTAAGGGTTAGTGTAGCCAGCTGTTACATGTAAGGAGTCTGCAAGAGAGGGTGAATTTTATATGCTGCTTTCCATACCTTTTAGAAAAGATGCTTACACTTTAAAGAGCACTGGTTGTTTACATTAAGGGAAGTTACTGCAAATAGATGAGCACCTATTAGAATGGTGAAAGCTGCCTAACTAGGTGAGTGAGTAGCGAAGTTAGTTTCCCAATAATTGATAACTTTCTTTTCTTAGGTCGCTGGATTTGTGATTGTTGTCAGAAAGACCCTCCCGTacccagaagaggaggaagaagggggaaaaacagcAAGGAGGgctaaaaaccccaaaaaacttgCTGTCCAAAACTTAACTGCACAAATTAAAGTGATACTTTGGTGCTATTTAACCAACCACTCTAAGAGGAACAATAccactttttatttcctttttaccaaataaacttttaattttggctatataatgatttttttctgatacaagtcaCTAATCATGTCCTGTCAGGTGTCTAGATAGAGAAGCCAAATTCCCACTCAAGAAGGCTTTCAGTAATGAAATTTAAATTGTACATGCACCATTTGTATAAAATTATAGTAATGTACTTGTTTATTTCAGTGCACTCATCAGTAAgctctgtgaaaagaaaattacagagcAATTTAAATATACACTATTTGCATAGCAGCTGGTTATTTTGAAAGTCTCAATCAAAGCAAAAAATACTCCTGGAAAAACTAACTTTGAAGGAAGAGTAGGCATGCCCTGACCTTCTTAGAATATGCTGTGAATTCCTTTCGGCAGAAGTTTTCTTTGCAAGCTAATGACTTATTCATAAAgatgtactaaaaaaaaaaaaaaatcaatcacaaaAAGCTATAAAGGGAGGTGTAAGAAAACACCTCTCAAGTTCAAGATATTATATGCTGCATTGCTTTTAATGAGGAATGAAAATGTCATACTGACAAGTAACAACAGCTGAAGGCTTACTCTCCCTGCAGTGGCAGCGAAGGAGTAACATGCACTTGATTCAGGTCATGGATCTGCAGAGGTGATGAGTGACTGGACAGCCCTCTGCTTGACAGATGGTTGACATAACATAGAGCACAAGCAGTCAAAATATAGATCGTCTATCCCCTTAGGTGATtgatctgtttttccttccttcacccTAGGCTCCTCAACTTGAATACACTCCAAACCCATTGCTAATTAGTTTACTGGAGATACTTGCTCAGAAAagaagtagattttatttttaagtatgctCTAAATTGAGAGGGGGCACTGAAGTGCAGCAGTTgatttcacttttctttataaaaaacaatagaaaatacTGAATTGGAGTTGATTTTCCTAAGCACCTGTTTAAAGTGAATTTAACAAGATTCCAACTGTACATTCATTTTTAAGCCCTGTTCTTTGAAGAACGCTGCAAATACTGTGCTCGCTGCTCATTTTACACATAGGGGAGGATTTACactataaaattaaatatggctttttccccccacttccTTTCTGGTTTAGGAAAAGTAACCTGAATACTTCTTCAGGAAACATAACGAAGAGTATTAAATATTACACCAAGTCATCCATGTTCAATTTCACAGGCTGAAGTGTGACTTAGTCCAGtgtgtattaatttaaaaaagaatttcaagTATTAATTTCAAGATTCCAATAAGTATAGTCCAGAAAACAGACTCCTTGTCCTGAGATTCGTCTTCTGCAGACTCTGAGTATTTCTGGTTTGCCTCCATCTCCTCGGGGTTGTAGGAAGCCTCGCCAAACGGATACTGCACAACTGTTCGATCGTAGTATACTTTCATTTCAAACTCACTCTCCAGGTGAGAGGGATGACCGTAAATCCCTATTCCCACCGGGCGGCGGAAGTGCGCGGGCACGTGGACAACATCTTGGCCGCAGGTTACAGACTGTAACTCATACTCGTCAAAGCTGGGGTGAAGCGTCATGTCAGATACATACAAGTCCGCATCACCTTTTAAACTCTGCATCTGAAGTACTATCTTTCCCTCGTGATTTAGTCTCAAATAGCTGTAGTTTCCTGCtccaatctgaccttgaacaACATGAAGAAGAATCCATTCTTCGGgtacctcctcttcctcaaagGTATTTACCACAAATAGTACTTGAGCTGCCACAAATATGACCAGGATTCTTCTCCAGCGTGCTGCCATGGTCTTAAGTTATATTCAGACTCTTCCTGTGTCCCATGCACTACCTTGTGAATACAAAACATAATTCAGATTTTAGTATATTCCCTTCTTGGaaggaattgatttttttttaatttggtaattTTTATAAATGCCCTCAAGTCCATGCAAAGTTAAGCAACTTCAATTAAGTACGTTCattaacttttcttatttttaatagtaacaaaaacCATTGCTAAGATTCAGAGCTCTGGAGGATTAAAATGGCTTGAATTTCTTAAGTTAAACAGAAATTAACCAAGAGGGTGTTCTTTCATCCAGAACTGACACAGAGCCTTTAGTTTTGTGCGACCTGCATGCATACCAGATTTGACAGATACCCTGAAGAGATGAAACGCAAGAATAATTTTAGCCTCAGTTtaaaacaacagttaaaaaagAAGGCTTTTGCCTGCCTGAAGCTTAACTTTGTATCAGGTATTTAGAGCATCCTATTTGTTCTTCCCTCCTCTCAAGGGAACTTCAGAAGGACTTCAGAAGACAGTCAATGCGCACATCTGGATGAATGCGTGAAGCAGTATGCATTCTGACTTGCACTGGGAATGGACTCTGACATAAAACCAAATTATCTAGTGAGATAATACATTAATTTATGATTCTGATGTGTGGATTGTTTCTAGGACTAAATTTGGcatattttccctgaaaaaaattcatttaCTTTCCTGAAGATTTTCTCACCGTACAGTTGCTTACGAAACAGAAGGCTGAAGTTGCTGGGGCAAGGGGGAGATGGAAAGGACTGCTGCAAGATGAAGGCTCTTACACCCTCCCGCTCCCAGTCAGGCAGCCTGAGCGTGCCTGCAGCACTCTAGTCATTTGAACAGTTGCACTTAAGTGTGTGCGTACAAAGCAGCAAGCTCCGAACCTTGACAAAGGCTTCCAAAGCATACAGCTGACTGAATTTGACATGCAAATCACAGTCAAGTACAGGAGCCACGAGCGTACACTTTCATGTTTTGGATGAAGATTTCCATCCCCTCATTCCTGCCATAAGGACACTACAATTACCTTAAACACAAAAGCTACCAGTAAGTTGTTTTGTACCCTGCTAGCATCAAAGCAAACTGCGTTACTTCCACTGAGATGTCACTTAAACCTTAGAGGTTTTACAGTTAAACAGCTCTATGGAAAAAATGTACAAACATTTCTGTAGTTCCAAGTTTTCTGCCCCAGAGGCCTCTATACTGCAAGGCCACAATTCTGCAAAGACAGCataaaagaaggaaacacaacACTGACAGAACCTGCCAGACTGACAAAATACCCTCAACAGCGACGGAAAAAAACAGTCTCCTGCCTTTTGTCTCCCTGTATCAGGGACCTGACCCTCTGCCACTTTTACATCGAAGAGGTGATGAAATACGCGAGCGGAGGAACAGGAAGAGCTCCACATCGGAGCAGAAAACAGTCATGTTACCTGGGGACAAACGAAAGCGTTCTGGCGCCGAACAGCGCTCGGAGGGCGAGGAGATTTCAGGAGACCTCGGGCAGGCAGAGCCACGAGCGCCTCAGCCGCCCCTGCtactcccaccctccctccccgcGGGCGGGACAGCGGCGGGAGGCAACGGCCGCTCCGAGGGACGCGGAGCGactccgccgcccgccccggacCCCGCCGGCGGCACAGCAGGCGGCGCGGCGGGCCGCCCCCCCCGGCACGGCAGCGGTCCCAGCGTCACCCCGCCGGCTGAGGGCCGGGGCGCGGCTCACCTCCGACCTGCCACGGGGCTCCGGCGGCCGAGGCGAGGCAGAGCTGCGGGCTTCGCGGACGTGCGGCGGCGCAGCGCGTCCGGGCCGCCGCGGACAggcccctccccggggcgggctGAGGCGGGCCCGGgcgggccccggggcagcgcggcggaCGAGGGGAGGCGGACGAGGGGAGGCGGACgaggggaggcgggcgggcgggtgcGGAGGCCGCCCCTCAGGAGCCGGCAGAGCACAGCGGAGCGCCGCACCGCTCCCCCTGCACGCCCCGGGAGCGCACCGGCGGCGCCGCGCCGAGCCGACCCAGCAGCAGccgggtggggaggggggtgctgggggggccaGGGAGGCCTCCGCGCCGCCTCCCTCGCAGCGCCGCGCGGCGCGCACCTCCCACCGCCGTCACCACCGAGCCCTCCCACCGCCCCGGGGAGGGGCGCGGGCCGCCAGCCCCGCCCCTGCTATCGCGAGAGctggcggcgggggcggggccgtcGTCACGGCAACGCGGAACACGCCCCACACCGCGGCGGGCGCTGGGGCGGCCGGTACCGTCTCCCCGCCGGGGGTCGCCCGCCCGTGGCGGCCCCCGACAGGGCGTTGGGCCTGCGCGTCCCCCGCCTGGGGCGTCGATGGGGAGCCCTGGGCTGGGAGGGCCGGGCtagccgccgcggcgggggcgtTTGCGGTGCTCTCGGAGGGGACCCGCTCCAGAGGACAGGCCTGCCCCCGGCCCGGCGAATGGCTGCGGCTGtgatcctcccccccccccccgccccgtcccgggGGCTGTGGCGGAGTTCGGGGGTATATTATTAATATCCAAAAGTGGGGGGCCCTTGCACTGCGTCAGCAGGCGCCCCTGCTCGGTCTGGGTGCGTTGGGAGGGCAGCGATCACGGCCGTTGGGTGCGGTGGCCGTGCCCACGGCAGCTGCGAGTGGCGGGGTTCGTGCTCTGGCTTCGGGGCGCGCCTGGGGTGGGGTCCCCACGGGAAGGGCAGCGGCCCGTGGCGGATCCCGCTGGCTGCTTGTGAGGCTCGGGGCGGGTGGGAGCTTTGCCGGGGGCAGGCCACGCCGGCGCTGGCTCCCGGGTCCCGTCGGGGCAGTTGGTCGCCCTGGTTTCGCCACGGCTTCCGAGCACCAGACACTCGGAGGTCCTGTGAAATAAGATTTGCTTAGCTGTAAATTCTGAGTGGAGGTTGACACATTTGAGGAGGATGGTGAGATACTGAGTGAATATGTAGATTTTTTCTACAACACGCTAAGCATTTTTTCACAATGAAATCCTAGAATTAGAGGAATCTAATTTTATCTGCACTGAAATTGGATGTAATACGCTTACTGGAGGATAGGTTGCCCTTCAACGATTAGTGACAGCTTATGTGGCTATCAGCCTAAATAACCTAAGATCATAGAACTGAAAAACacagtgggaagagaaaaaaaaaaaatcgctttTGAATACCCATTGATTTCAACACAGTTATGTTAACTTGACTGAGCTCTTTAAAATTGTAAGCAAGACCAAAGGattgaaactgaaagaaaatctgcAGGGAGTGTTATTGTGTGCGGAGAGATTCAAGAGAATCTGTGTATGTACCCCAAGGGTCCTGTATTAACAGAACAAGCTAATGTTCTGTGTTCAAAGCTCTCTTAATTTCATAAAACCCATGTAACTTGTTCTGTTCATTCCTACCTCAAACAGGCTGCTGCATAAACCCACCAAATGTGGATTCTGTTGAgttttattaaaatcagtttcaatCTTATAAACAGGCTTATCAGCTGCACGAAACACATTATAAAAGCTGATAAATCTCTTAAAGTTGTTCTTACAATGATTGAATATTGAGACCAATAGAAATATAATATTGAACACAAATACATGATATGATAAGGAACTGCTATTTCCCTAAAATGTCCTAAAattgtaagtatttttttttttcatgtgactgTTGGTTCCATTTGAAATGGGTGGATACCCAAGCTGTGGGAACACGCTGGAGCCAAGGTCTTTTAGCGTTGTGTTGCACAGAAACAGGACATCTCCAGGAGGCGTGTTCCGTGGGGGTGCGGTGTGGTGTAAATTTCTCACCACGCACTTACATGTCACTGGTGTTCTCATGCAACTGTCACCTTGTCCCAACAGGGCAGAAATCTTCTTGTCATGATACTGGATGACTGGTGTCTCAGCcactgagaagaaaagcaaaaatcagtgGGGGTCCGCACCTGTCTGAATTGACAGGTCTCCATCAGATTGACTTTACTGGCTCAGGGTCTGTCTGCAGGAAAGGAGTTGGTGTTCTAACTCCTGTTTGATCAGTCAAGAAATCAGTCCAAGACCTCTAATGCTTCCTTGGATTTCTACTAGTTCTCTAGTTGTTATGGATGTTATGGTTGTTGAAAGTACTGTAGCTACAAACattgaaagatgaaaataaactacagtgaaaataattgggaaaaaatGTACTAAACTGCCTAGAAACAGTTATAGAAAAAGATACAACATGTTTCAGGACAAGTTCTTTACTCCTAGGGGTTGTTTGCTTGTCTGAACAGCCCGCTTTTTTCTGTATCAGCACTTATCTTTATTTACTGATGATTAAACTGTCATAACACATTCATGGCTCTAACACTTATGAAAACTGTCATCAGCATATTCCAATAAAATTTTTCTCTAGTATTCTCAGCCATGAGTCagtttagaaaagaaatactgtCATTGAGTTACCTCTCTGCAGCTGGTGCTCAAGAGTGGCTTTATTGAAATTCACAAGGACACATTAAAGAGAATTAGAACTGGTACTTTCTCCAGACAAAACTAACACAAGGAGATTGTTTTGTCAATGGTAATATATATTAGATGCTTATATAGGCCAAAAATGCTTGTAGTGTTAATTACAGG
Proteins encoded in this region:
- the C3H6orf120 gene encoding UPF0669 protein C6orf120 homolog, coding for MAARWRRILVIFVAAQVLFVVNTFEEEEVPEEWILLHVVQGQIGAGNYSYLRLNHEGKIVLQMQSLKGDADLYVSDMTLHPSFDEYELQSVTCGQDVVHVPAHFRRPVGIGIYGHPSHLESEFEMKVYYDRTVVQYPFGEASYNPEEMEANQKYSESAEDESQDKESVFWTILIGILKLILEILF